The sequence ctacagccgcctgccacctcacccagctagtttttttgtattttttagtagagacggggtttcaccgtgttagccaggatggtctcgatctcctgacctcgtgatccgcccgtctcggcctcccagagtgctgggattacaggcttgagccaccacgcccggcgaattttgtatgttttttagaaacggggtcttgctatgttgcccaggctggtcttgaattcctgggctcaagtgatcctcccaccccagcctcccaaaatgctgagattacaggcatgagccaccatgcccggccccattctgttttaaaacaaattagaTTCCATCCCATCTCTGGTCCAAAACCTCCCATGGCTCCCTGTGGatcttatttattattgtttttgagatggagtctcgctcttgttgcccaggctggagtgcagcagcacgatctcggctcaccgcaatctccacctcccaagttcaagcaattttcctgccttagcctcccaagtagctgggattacacacatgcgccaccaggcccggctaatgttgtatttttagtagagatggggtttcaccatgttggccaggctgatctcaaactcctgacctcaggtggtccacctgccttggcctcccaaagtgctgagattgcaggcatgagccactgtgcctggcataccAAGAGTCTTAAAGTCATCTGGTGCCAGCACCCTATTTTGTGATCCATGCTGAGGGGAATTCGAGTGTCAGAGAGGGCAAGTGACTTGGCCAGGGTCACATGGTGCGTCTGCAGGGGTGCCGGGTCTCCTCTGGCGTCAGGACCAGGGAAGCCACCTGTTCCTGCTCACTCGTGCTCTACCAGCCTTCTCCTTAGCATCCCCACCAGATCTGGAAGGACTTTTCAGCCTCATGTAAGTCCCCTGCGGAGAAATTCTTACTCACCTTCAAAGAGAAGGGTCACTTGTGGGAAGAAGCCCCAAATAGCCCAGAAATAATCTAGAGAGCCTTAAAGCCTCCTCCCTTCCAACCTCGCCCTGAGCAATTCCTCATTTATGTGTCTTGGGAGCATGGGGGCCGATGGAGATGCACGTGTTGCTAGGCAGCTCCAGCTGACAGCAGTGATGGTGGATGCTCAGGACACTGAGGGtggtccaggcgtggtggctcaggcctgtaatcccagcactttgggaggccgaggcaggcagatctcctgaggtcaggagtttgagaccagcctggccagtgtggtgaaagtgcatctctactaaaaatacaaaaattagctggacgtggtgatgggcgccggtaatcccagctacttgagaggccggggcaggagaattccttgaacctgggaggcagaggttgcagtgagccgagatctcaccattgcactcagAGGGGTGAGGCTGGGCACATGCTCAGGGCAGAGGGAACCGCTTACGGGACGCCTCACAGGCAGCAGTGAACTTGGGAGACATCAGTGGGGCCTCACCTGCCCGGTGAGCATCTAGGGTCTCTCTGAGGGTAATAAGAGGGGCAGACCCCCACAGGCTGCTCTGACTGCTCCCTCCTCCCGGGTATGCAGCCAGCAGAAAACTGAGCTTCCGGTCACAGAGAACGTGCAGACGATTCCCCCGCCATATGTGGTCCGCACCATCCTTGTCTACAGCCGTCCACCCTGCCAGCCCCAGTTCTCCTTGACGGAGCCCATGAAGGTGGGTGAggcctgggagagggaggggtGCCTGCAGCCATGAGGATGGTGGTTAGACACCAGGAGGGACTTCCCAACCACAGAGGCTGGGGTGCCTAGAGGCAAGTTCCCAGAGTCTGAGGCAGAAATAGGGGAGTTATAGATGTGGGGCATGGGGTGACCCAAGCCCCAGAGGCTGGTGTTCTTTACTTCCCCCACAGAAAATGTTCCAGTGCCCATATTTCTTCTTTGACGTTGTTTACATCCACAATGGCAccgaggagaaggaggaggagatgagCTGGAAGGTGAGAGGCCGCAGCAGGTGTGAGTGGCAGGCGGGCGTGGACAGGATGTCTTGGAACACACCTGCGCTGGGTCTGGGGGTCTCTACCTCCATTTGGTAGCCCTGGAGCCCTGGCCGGGGTGGGTCATGGCATTTGGTCATTGAACAGCTGTTTCCCAGTTGTCTGCTGTGAAAGCCATTGGGACGATGGTCCAGGCAAACATCTTGAGTCCTGCCTCCCCCATCCCCAGTGttccttgctttcctttctttttttttttgtttgagacagagtctccgtctgtctgtctcccaggctggagtgcagtggcacgatctcggcccactgcaacctctgcctcctgggttcaagcaattctcgtgcgtcagcctcccgagtagctgggaatataggtacctgccatcacaccaggttaatttttgtatttttagtagagacggggtttcaccatgttggccaggcttgtcttgaactcctgacctcaggtgatctgcctgcctcagcatcccaaagtgctgggattagaggcgtgagccaccgcgaccggctccctcttccctttcttcctgcctttgaCCTCGCTGTGCCCTCAGCCTGGAGCATCCATCCCTCTTGGACTACAAAGGCCCTGCTGGGCCTTCACATCCCAGACCTGAACTAGCTGTGGGACTTCGAGTGGACTACttacttctctgaacctcagtttaccCAACTATGAACAGGGAGTTGAGACCAGCTCCTCCTCATACTTCAATACCCAAATCAAAAGTCCCCCCTCttgccaggggtggtggtgtatgcctgtggtcccagctactcgggaggctgagacaggaggctcGCTTAAGCCCgaaaggtggagattgcagtgagctatgatcaagccactgcactccagcctgggtgacagggcggagaccctgtgtcaaaaaataaaaatcggGCCAGGCagcagtggtgcatacctgtaatcccagcactttgggaggccgaggcaggtggatcacctgagtcacgAGTtcggaccagcctgaccaatgtggagaaaccgtgtctctactaaaaatacaaaattaaccgggcatggtggcgcatgcctgaaatcccatctactcaggaggctgaggcaggagaatcgtttgaacctgggaggtggaggttgtggtgaactgagatggtgccattgcacaccagcctgggaaccacagcgaaaccccatctcaacaaaaaaaaaagtaaaataaaaactccctcctctgagaagccctcCCTGTTTTTCAAGAAGGATCAAAGTGGGGGCCAGGAGAATGTGTCTGTATCTGACTGTGTCTCTCCACACTGGGGACTCTTTGGGGTCCATGACTAGGACCTCTTCGGATCCCTAACACTGGGTCCGTGGCAGGGAATGTTTGCTCAATGTATGAATGGTTTCTGCTTGGCAAACTCCTCTTCACCCTTTAGAACCCACCCCAGATGTCCCCTCTTCTGAGAAGCCCTCCAGGGATATGAAGGGCCTGTTGGGGTAACCTCTGCCTGAACAGTCCTTCACTGACCCCCGCCCCTCCCCAGGACATGTTTGCCTTCATGGGCAGCCTGGATACCAAGGGTACCAGCTACAAGTATGAGGTGGCGCTGGCTGGGCCAGCCCTGGAGTTGCACAACTGCATGGCAAAACTGTTGGCCCACCCCCTGCAGCGGCCCTGCCAGAGCCACGCTTCCTACAGCctgctggaggaggaggatgaagccACTGAGGTTGAGGCCACTGTCTGAATCATCCCTGTACATCTGCATCTTCTTGTGCAAGGAAGTCCTTGGCCTAAAGCCTTGGTTCTCATACTGGGTTCCTTGGGACCTCTGGGGTCAGGGGGTTCCAGGAGGCACCTAGGGTACCTTGTGGGGTCCTAGGAGGGAAACCCAGGATTCCAGGAGGGATCCCAGGAACTGTGGGCACCCATCTTCCGTGTTTCCCAGCCCATTTCCACTCCTAGTTTGTCATGGATAATTTTTGTTCTTCCCTGTGTGATTTTtgccatcaaaataaaaatttgagactCGTTAACCGAAGTCCACACCAATCACTTTGCGTTAATTGGGATCACCTTCATTGCAAGTGACGGAAAACTTAGCCACTGAGCAAAGGTGAGTGGCTGCTTTCTTGTGGATGAAAAAGcccctgggacgcagaggttgcagcgagttgagatcgcaccactgtactccagcctggtgacagagcgagagcttttctcaaataaaaatgaaaagttcaaaaataaaaaagatgaaaaagccAAGACAACAGCTTCAGGTTTGGCTATATCCAGGTGCCAGGACAACATTGCCATTGGGGAGGGTACTACATGGTTGCCAGTCAGTGTGCCCCGCTTACCCCCCAATAAATCGAAAGGTATATGATGGCTCCAACCACTCCCCAGACCCCAACCCAGGTCAAGGCAGAGTTCTCTCAGCACCTAGATATGACTGGACTTCCCTGGGGGGTTACATGACCTACAATTAAGAGCTAGTCATGTTCCAGAGTTGTATGGTGTTCTGATCAGCCAGGCCTGGATCATACGTCCCTAAGGGGGAGGTTTAACAGCTCCATCAGCAGTAGTGAGGCCATGataggagggttgcttgaggccaggagttcaagaccaccctggacaacatagcaacaTTTCCTGTTTCTAcaggaaatgcaaaaattagccaggcttggtaactcacgcctgtgattcccagctacttgggaggctgaagtgggaggatcacttgagcctaggaggtcaaggctgcagtgagctgtcatcgcaccactgcactccagcctgggcaacagagcaagaccctatctcaaaagtaAACACAAATAGCTTTATTGAGTGACTGCTTTTCCCTATGAACATTTTTCGGGAACctattgtgtgtgtgtcagaCCCTTGTGCCCAAGCCCCTGTTCAATCCCCGCATCAACTTCGTTAGGATTCTCATATTTTGCAGATGGGACACCTAAGACTCAGAGGTCCAGCCCTCCAAAATACTGAAGTCCTAGTTGCGCTGGATTGAAAATGGGCAACACAGAACGAGggctggaaatttttaaaaagattgtttttaaagacagggtcttggccaggtgtggtggctcatggctgtaatctcagcactttgggagaccgaggcgggcggatcacaaagtcaggaattcaagaccagcctgaccaacatggtgaaaccctgtctttactaaaaatacaaaaattagccaggcatgatggtgcatgcctgtaatcacagctactggggaggctgaggcaggagaatcgcttgaacccgggaggaggaggttgcagtgagctgagatcacaccactgcactccagcctgggcaacaagagcaaaactccgtctcaaaaaaaaaataataataataaataggccgggcgcggtggctcacgcctgtaatcccagggctttgggaggccgaggcaggcggatcacaaggtcaggagatcgagaccatcctggctaacacggtgaaaccccgtctctactaaaaatacaaaaaattagccgggcgcggttgtgggcgcctgtagtcccagctactcgggaggctgaggcaggagaatggcgtgaacccgggaggcggagcttgcagtgagccgagatcgcgccactgcactccagcctgggcgacagagcgagactccgtctcaaaaaaaaaaaataaataaaaaataataataataataataaataaataataaagacaaggtctctgcctgtgatcccagcagtttgggaggctgaggcaggcagatcacctgaggtcaggagctcgaggccagcctggacaacatggtgaaaccccatctctactgaaaatacaaaaataagccgagcgtggtggcacatgcctgtaatcccagctactcaggaggctgaggcaggagaataacttgaacccgggaggcaaatattgcagtgagcccagattgcgccactgcactccagcctgggcaaccgagtaagatctgtttcaaaaacaacaacaacaacaacaacaaaaaacaaacagacatggcctcactctgttgccgaggctggtctcaaactcctgcactcacaaaaagaaaggaaaaataacaacaaactagtagcctcaagcgatcctcccgcctcagcctcccaaagcactatgATTAAAGGCCTGAGCCGGGCCCTCGGCCTGGGGGTTGGAAATTGAAGCctctattttatgtatgtatgtatgtatgtatgtattcatttacttgtttattttctgagacagagttttgctctgttgcccaggctggagtgcagtggtgtgatcatggctcactgcatcctcgaactTCCGGGCTTAGGAGATTCTaccaacttagcctcccaagtagctgggaccacaggcgcaagccaccacgcccggctagttttttgtattttttgtagggacaggatttatccaagttgcccaggctgatctcgaactccagagctcaagcaaccctcctgcctgggcctcccgaagtgctgggattacaggtgtgagccaccgtgcctggcctaagccTCTCATAAGGCCGTGCGCCCTCTCAGAGGCCACCCTTGCAGAAGATTCCCTGAGACTTAAAGACCTGGGGCACCCCGGACTTTCCTAATCGTAGCTCCACCCACTCGAGGCGGGTGCCTCTGCGTTTCCCGTTTTTAAATGAGATAGTGGCACACCCGGTGGCATCCTCCCGCCCGGGCTCTTATCGGCGGTCCCAGCCCTGCTTGAGCGCCTCCGGGTGTCACGGGCCTCTGCGAACACCAAAGCTCTCGAACCCCGATGTGGACCCCGGTGCGACGCGGGGCAGCCTGGCTGGGAACCCTGCTCAGCCCCGGAGAGGGTCCCCATGAGCCGAGGGGCGGAGCGGCGCATGCCCACAAGTCAGCCGCGGGAAGTAGGAAATCGACCCGACAGGCGGTGCGCTTCGGACCCCACCAGGGCATGTGCTCCGAGGCCCTCCTGGCTCGCAGGTTGCGGGCGGCGCTGCGGGAGGAGGAGCCGTGGTGagggcggggccgggggcgggcCAGGAGTGGGGGTCTTTGACCCGAGTCCACTCTGACCCCGGTGTTTGCAGGGCGGTAGAGGAGCTGCTGCGCTGCGGCGCGGACCCTAATTTGGTGCTGGAGGATGGCGCAGCTGCTGTGCACTTGGCTGCCGGAGCCCGGCACCCGCGCGGCCTGCGTTGCCTCGGGGCCCTACTGCGCCAAGGCGGGGACCCCAACGCTCGGTAAGGTAGAGCCTGGGTCCGGGGCGGGGTCTCCCCAAGCCGAAGTCTGGGAATCCGGGAAGGGGCGCCCCACCATCCCGGGCCAGGGCCTCGGAGCCCGAGGGTGGGGTTTGGGGGAGTCTTGGGGAGGGAACTTGGCGGTCTAAGGGCAGGGGCTAGGGCTCGAGGGAGGCGCTGGGGCCCCAGACCGAGGGCGGGGAATGGGGCTGCGCTAGGACCAAGGGTTTGGATCTTGTGGTGGAGCCTCCAGGGTCAGACGGGAGAGGTTTGGGTCCTGGCCTGAGGTCATAGCATCTAGGTTCCAAGGGCAGTGTCCCAGGGTGGACAGTGGAGATCAGGGGGCCGAGAACAAAGGCTCCCGGTCCCCAGAGCGGAGATCGGGGTTCCTGCCGGGAGGCTGAGTCCGCAATGACCCCTCTTGCGCTGCCGCCCCAGATCTGTCGAGGCATTGACGCCGCTGCATGTGGCCGCTGCCTGGGGCTGCCGCCGCGGCCTGGAGCTGCTGCTGAGCCAAGGAGCAAACCCGGCGCTGCGCGACCAGGTTGGGAGGCACTGCGCGGGCAAAGAAAGGCTGGGCGAgcccagagggagggagggagggaaagaaggtaAGAGGGCCTCGAGCGCCCCCTGCTGACCGCGCCCCTGTAGGACGGACTCCGGCCGCTGGACCTGGCCCTGCAGCAGGGGCACCTGGAGTGTGCGCGAGTCCTGCAAGATCTCGACACGCGGACCAGGACCCGGACCCGGATCGGGGCAGAGACCCAGGAGCCCGAGGCTGCACCTGGCAGTGAGTAGGGCCTGCAGGGCTGCTGGGGCTTGACTTCTGGACCAGTCCCTGGCATCCACTGTCTCCCCCACCCCGCCTATTGGTTCTGTCTTACATCCACTCTCTGTGGCAGCTTTTTCGGCCTCAGACATTCCTATCTCCTTTTTATGTCTGATCTTATTCCCATCGCTGTCtcatccctcctcctctcctctctgaccCCCACTCTCACCTGCAGCTCCAGGCCTCGCTGGATCTCCTGATGAGATGCTGGACTCCATAGCACTCCAAACGCAGCCATGCAGAGGTGACAACAGGGACATGGGCTTGGAGGCTGACCCAGGACCCCCCAGCCTCCCTGTTCCCCTTGAAATTGTGGACAAAGATGGGAGCTCAGCGTCCCCTCCAGGGCCCTGGGATTACAGCTCAGATGCCTCTTTCATCACAGCAGTTGAGGTCTCTGGAGCTGAGGACCCAGCCTTGGACACTCCCCCCTGGGCTGGGTCATTGCCACCGACCAGGCAGGCACTTCTGCATGTTGTCCATGCCACCCAGAGGGTACCTAGGTCTCAGGGCACGGAGGCAGAACTGAATGCCCGTCTGCAGGCCCTGACTCTGACCCCACCAAATGCTGCTGGCTTCCAgtcctccccttcctccatgCCTCTCCTAGACAGGAGTCCAGCTCACAGCCCCCCACAGACACCACCCCCTGGAGCTTCTGACTGCCACGGCCTGTGGGAGCACCAGACATCCATTGATAGTGAGATGGCCACGCTCTGGCTGACAGAGGATGAGGCAAGCTCTACAGGTGGCAGGGACCCTGTCGGCTGTTGCCAGCACCCGCCAGTCTCCATTGTGTCTGACTTGGAGTTGCTGCAGGGGCTCCGAGCGCTTGGTGAGAATCCTGGCCCTGTCACACCCTTCACCCGGCGATTCTACCTCCAGCGGCTGAAAGAAGCCCAGATTGCCCCTGGTTAGTCTCCCCAGGGCACGTGGAATCCAGGGAGCCTCCAGGAATCTCCCAGAGAACCCCAGCTCTCTGCCCCACTTCCCTCCCCATCTCAGAATCAtcccttcctccatctccctTGACTTCCAGGCCCAGAGTTTTCAGGGCACAGCCTAGAACTGGCTGCAGCCCTGCGGACAGGCTGTATTCCAGATGTCCAGGCAGATGAAGACACGCTGGCCCAGCAGTTTGAGCAGCCAGATCCCGCCAGGAGGTGGCGGGAGGGGGTCGTGAAGTCTAGCTTCACATATTTGCTGCTGGACCCCAGGTACTTAGGGCAGGAAAGCCCCAGAAATGGAAGCTAGAAAATTTGGGGATTGGTTTTTATTCGCTGTGTACCCTTAAGAAAGGGACTGGCCCTCTCTAATCAtcagcttcttcttctttttcttttttaagacggagtttcattcttgttgccaaggctggagtacaatggtgccgtctcagctcactgcaacctccaccttttgggttcaaacaatcctcttgtctcagcctctcaagtagctgggattacaggcacccgccaccacacccggctgatatttgtatttttggtagagacgaggtttaaacatgttggccaggctggtcttgaactcctgatcttaggtgatccgcccaccctggcctcctaaaatgctggaattacaggtgtgagccaccacaccagcctcttttttttcctttttttttttttttgaggcagagtctcacactttcacccaggctggaatgtagtagtgcaatcttggctcactgcaacctctgcctcctgggttcaagcgattcttgtacctcagcctcccaagtagttgggattacaggcatgtgccaccatgcctagctaatttttttttgtaattttagtagatatggggtttcaccatgttggccaggctgttctcaaactcccggcctcaagtgatcctcccgccttggcctcccaaagtgttgggattacaggcgtgagccccagccggccatggtggctcacgcctgtaataccagcactttgggaggctgaggtgggcagatcacgtgaggtcaggagttaagagatgagtgtgatcaacatggagaaaccccatttccactaaaaatacaagatcagccaggcgtgttggcacatgcctgtaatcccagctattcgggaggctgaggcaagagaatcgcttgaacctgggaggtggaggttgcagtgaactgagatcatgccattggactccagccgggagaacaagagtgaaactctgtctaaaaaaaaaaaaaaaaaaaaaagcaagctgctGAATGTCTTTGGGGAGCCACTGCCTTTCTCTGATCCTGTAATCAGGAGTCACTAGACATGTGACTTTAAGGACTGCCTCTGGGGACCACTCTATCCACTTTTCCCTGTCTGGGCTGCCCCCTTCATCCAGGGAGACTCAGGACTTGCCAGCCCGAGCCTTCTCACTGACCCCAGCTGAGCGCCTTCAGACTTTCGTCCGTGCCATCTTCTACGTGGGCAAAGGGACGAGGGCCCGGCCATATGTCCACCTCTGGGAAGCCCTTGGTCACCATGGGCGGTCAAGAAAACAGGTGTGAGGACAGGGATCAGGGTTCAGTAAGGGCAGTCAGGCCATGGGCAGGGGAGGGGATTGGGGGTGCTCACTCTGGACTCTGCCCTAACCCCCCCAGGCCTGCCCCAAAGTGCGTCAGATCTTGGACATCTGGGCCAGCGGTTGTGGCGTTGTGTCCCTACATTGCTTCCAGCATGTGGTCGCTGTGGAGGCTTATACACGGGAGGCGTGTATTGTGGAAGCCCTAGGTGGGTGCCTGGTACATAGAATGGGGGTCATATGAAAAGCTTTCTAGttccctcattttttttccttctgagggGTGTTCATTTGTTGACTGAGCAATCATTGAGCACCAACTTTGAAGCTGAACATGCATGTATTTTGCTCCACTGGTTTATCCCCACTCAAGGGCAATACACATTGCGTTTGCTGTCatatacttttgtgtgtgtgtgtgagactctgtcgcccaggctggagtgtggtggcatgatcccaactcactgcagtctctgcctcccaggttcaagcgattcttgtgcctcagcctcccgagtagctgggattacaggcacatatcaccataTCATGCCAAGCtaagttctgtatttttagtagagatggagtttcaccgtgttggccaggctggtctcgaactcctggcctcatgtgatctacccaaagtgttgggattacaggcgtgaaccaccatacccagccgcCTGCTGTCACACACTTCTGGATGAGGAGGTGTCCCCCTGGCTGCCCCGTGACCTCATATCCAATTTCTCCAGGGATCCAGATGCTCACCAACCAGAAACAAGGGCACTGCTATGGAGTGGTGGCAGGCTGGCCACCTGCTCGTCGCCGGCGCTTGGGGGTGCACCTGCTGCACCGCGCCCTCCTCGTCTTCCTGGCTGAAGGCGAGCGACAGCTTCGTCCCCAGGACATTCAGGCCCGGGGCTGAGTGCTGGGGAGTTGGCCATCCAGCCTGGGAAGAAATGTTTGAACGTTCCAGCTGCCCTGTGCTGACAGCAGCCCCCATCTCTGGTTTcagaaggggtgtgtgtgtgtgtgtgtgtgtgtgtgtgtgtgtgtgtgtgtgtgtagggaacACCAGGGCAGATCTCCCCCAGTCTGAGAGAGGACTTTGTTACAGATGGTACTGCTGGAGGGGTAGTAAGT comes from Macaca fascicularis isolate 582-1 chromosome 19, T2T-MFA8v1.1 and encodes:
- the ANKLE1 gene encoding ankyrin repeat and LEM domain-containing protein 1 isoform X8, with protein sequence MCSEALLARRLRAALREEEPWAVEELLRCGADPNLVLEDGAAAVHLAAGARHPRGLRCLGALLRQGGDPNARSVEALTPLHVAAAWGCRRGLELLLSQGANPALRDQDGLRPLDLALQQGHLECARVLQDLDTRTRTRTRIGAETQEPEAAPGTPGLAGSPDEMLDSIALQTQPCRGDNRDMGLEADPGPPSLPVPLEIVDKDGSSASPPGPWDYSSDASFITAVEVSGAEDPALDTPPWAGSLPPTRQALLHVVHATQRVPRSQGTEAELNARLQALTLTPPNAAGFQSSPSSMPLLDRSPAHSPPQTPPPGASDCHGLWEHQTSIDSEMATLWLTEDEASSTGGRDPVGCCQHPPVSIVSDLELLQGLRALGENPGPVTPFTRRFYLQRLKEAQIAPGPEFSGHSLELAAALRTGCIPDVQADEDTLAQQFEQPDPARRWREGVVKSSFTYLLLDPRDPDAHQPETRALLWSGGRLATCSSPALGGAPAAPRPPRLPG
- the ANKLE1 gene encoding ankyrin repeat and LEM domain-containing protein 1 isoform X4; the encoded protein is MCSEALLARRLRAALREEEPWAVEELLRCGADPNLVLEDGAAAVHLAAGARHPRGLRCLGALLRQGGDPNARSVEALTPLHVAAAWGCRRGLELLLSQGANPALRDQDGLRPLDLALQQGHLECARVLQDLDTRTRTRTRIGAETQEPEAAPGTPGLAGSPDEMLDSIALQTQPCRGDNRDMGLEADPGPPSLPVPLEIVDKDGSSASPPGPWDYSSDASFITAVEVSGAEDPALDTPPWAGSLPPTRQALLHVVHATQRVPRSQGTEAELNARLQALTLTPPNAAGFQSSPSSMPLLDRSPAHSPPQTPPPGASDCHGLWEHQTSIDSEMATLWLTEDEASSTGGRDPVGCCQHPPVSIVSDLELLQGLRALGPEFSGHSLELAAALRTGCIPDVQADEDTLAQQFEQPDPARRWREGVVKSSFTYLLLDPRETQDLPARAFSLTPAERLQTFVRAIFYVGKGTRARPYVHLWEALGHHGRSRKQACPKVRQILDIWASGCGVVSLHCFQHVVAVEAYTREACIVEALGIQMLTNQKQGHCYGVVAGWPPARRRRLGVHLLHRALLVFLAEGERQLRPQDIQARG
- the ANKLE1 gene encoding ankyrin repeat and LEM domain-containing protein 1 isoform X1: MCSEALLARRLRAALREEEPWAVEELLRCGADPNLVLEDGAAAVHLAAGARHPRGLRCLGALLRQGGDPNARSVEALTPLHVAAAWGCRRGLELLLSQGANPALRDQDGLRPLDLALQQGHLECARVLQDLDTRTRTRTRIGAETQEPEAAPGTPGLAGSPDEMLDSIALQTQPCRGDNRDMGLEADPGPPSLPVPLEIVDKDGSSASPPGPWDYSSDASFITAVEVSGAEDPALDTPPWAGSLPPTRQALLHVVHATQRVPRSQGTEAELNARLQALTLTPPNAAGFQSSPSSMPLLDRSPAHSPPQTPPPGASDCHGLWEHQTSIDSEMATLWLTEDEASSTGGRDPVGCCQHPPVSIVSDLELLQGLRALGENPGPVTPFTRRFYLQRLKEAQIAPGPEFSGHSLELAAALRTGCIPDVQADEDTLAQQFEQPDPARRWREGVVKSSFTYLLLDPRETQDLPARAFSLTPAERLQTFVRAIFYVGKGTRARPYVHLWEALGHHGRSRKQACPKVRQILDIWASGCGVVSLHCFQHVVAVEAYTREACIVEALGIQMLTNQKQGHCYGVVAGWPPARRRRLGVHLLHRALLVFLAEGERQLRPQDIQARG
- the ANKLE1 gene encoding ankyrin repeat and LEM domain-containing protein 1 isoform X9, with protein sequence MCSEALLARRLRAALREEEPWAVEELLRCGADPNLVLEDGAAAVHLAAGARHPRGLRCLGALLRQGGDPNARSVEALTPLHVAAAWGCRRGLELLLSQGANPALRDQDGLRPLDLALQQGHLECARVLQDLDTRTRTRTRIGAETQEPEAAPGTPGLAGSPDEMLDSIALQTQPCRGDNRDMGLEADPGPPSLPVPLEIVDKDGSSASPPGPWDYSSDASFITAVEVSGAEDPALDTPPWAGSLPPTRQALLHVVHATQRVPRSQGTEAELNARLQALTLTPPNAAGFQSSPSSMPLLDRSPAHSPPQTPPPGASDCHGLWEHQTSIDSEMATLWLTEDEASSTGGRDPVGCCQHPPVSIVSDLELLQGLRALGLPQSASDLGHLGQRLWRCVPTLLPACGRCGGLYTGGVYCGSPRDPDAHQPETRALLWSGGRLATCSSPALGGAPAAPRPPRLPG
- the ANKLE1 gene encoding ankyrin repeat and LEM domain-containing protein 1 isoform X7, which encodes MCSEALLARRLRAALREEEPWAVEELLRCGADPNLVLEDGAAAVHLAAGARHPRGLRCLGALLRQGGDPNARSVEALTPLHVAAAWGCRRGLELLLSQGANPALRDQDGLRPLDLALQQGHLECARVLQDLDTRTRTRTRIGAETQEPEAAPGTPGLAGSPDEMLDSIALQTQPCRGDNRDMGLEADPGPPSLPVPLEIVDKDGSSASPPGPWDYSSDASFITAVEVSGAEDPALDTPPWAGSLPPTRQALLHVVHATQRVPRSQGTEAELNARLQALTLTPPNAAGFQSSPSSMPLLDRSPAHSPPQTPPPGASDCHGLWEHQTSIDSEMATLWLTEDEASSTGGRDPVGCCQHPPVSIVSDLELLQGLRALGENPGPVTPFTRRFYLQRLKEAQIAPGPEFSGHSLELAAALRTGCIPDVQADEDTLAQQFEQPDPARRWREGVVKSSFTYLLLDPRPAPKCVRSWTSGPAVVALCPYIASSMWSLWRLIHGRRVLWKP
- the ANKLE1 gene encoding ankyrin repeat and LEM domain-containing protein 1 isoform X2 translates to MCSEALLARRLRAALREEEPAVEELLRCGADPNLVLEDGAAAVHLAAGARHPRGLRCLGALLRQGGDPNARSVEALTPLHVAAAWGCRRGLELLLSQGANPALRDQDGLRPLDLALQQGHLECARVLQDLDTRTRTRTRIGAETQEPEAAPGTPGLAGSPDEMLDSIALQTQPCRGDNRDMGLEADPGPPSLPVPLEIVDKDGSSASPPGPWDYSSDASFITAVEVSGAEDPALDTPPWAGSLPPTRQALLHVVHATQRVPRSQGTEAELNARLQALTLTPPNAAGFQSSPSSMPLLDRSPAHSPPQTPPPGASDCHGLWEHQTSIDSEMATLWLTEDEASSTGGRDPVGCCQHPPVSIVSDLELLQGLRALGENPGPVTPFTRRFYLQRLKEAQIAPGPEFSGHSLELAAALRTGCIPDVQADEDTLAQQFEQPDPARRWREGVVKSSFTYLLLDPRETQDLPARAFSLTPAERLQTFVRAIFYVGKGTRARPYVHLWEALGHHGRSRKQACPKVRQILDIWASGCGVVSLHCFQHVVAVEAYTREACIVEALGIQMLTNQKQGHCYGVVAGWPPARRRRLGVHLLHRALLVFLAEGERQLRPQDIQARG